A window from Temnothorax longispinosus isolate EJ_2023e chromosome 1, Tlon_JGU_v1, whole genome shotgun sequence encodes these proteins:
- the Pex10 gene encoding peroxisome biogenesis factor 10, giving the protein MGTNENWPSRKLKCASQAEILRSHQRDDDFVKYLREKLSEISQNFGVHGTLIQHIRSDIPLKLLYFVFTSGMGNQTLGEEYTGIVQANLEQRRVPTLTVRVLAAVLECLGERTLLKLLERLQARVNHPNSELTPAAITFLNTLLSRLRTMIPIIVLFHKGLFYICGRYYSLGRRIAGLDYTKVYGPRPVDTVSWGLRLLGVATLIQCLLRIWQSGTLQDTTAVNNAKCISHNCQLCLEATATTATLCGHLFCWSCLSEWLRVKPQCPFCREYVPPSRIVHVMNL; this is encoded by the exons ATGGGAACCAACGAGAATTGGCCCAGCCGCAAGCTGAAGTGCGCGAGTCAGGCGGAAATATTGCGATCGCATCAACGGGATGACGATTTCGTTAAATATCTGCGGGAGAAACTCTCCGAGATATCGCAGAATTTCGGAGTGCACGGAACGTTAATTCAACACATTCGGTCTGACATTCCGCTCAAGCTGTTATACTTTGTTTTCACGTCGGGCATGGGCAATCAGACGTTGGGCGAGGAGTACACCGGTATAGTGCAGGCCAATCTTGAGCAGCGTAGAGTTCCAACGTTAACT GTGAGGGTATTGGCCGCAGTTTTAGAATGCCTTGGTGAGAGAACGTTGCTCAAATTACTGGAACGGTTACAAGCGCGCGTGAATCATCCAAACAGCGAGCTGACTCCAGCGGCAATAACGTTTTTGAACACCTTGTTGTCAAGGTTGCGGACAATGATACCCATAATTGTATTGTTCCACAAAGGGTTGTTTTACATTTGTGGCAGATACTACAGCCTAGGTAGGAGAATTGCCGGATTAGATTATACAAAG GTATACGGTCCTCGACCAGTAGACACTGTCAGCTGGGGATTAAGATTATTGGGAGTTGCTACTCTAATTCAGTGTCTGTTAAGAATTTGGCAGAGCGGCACATTGCAAGACACTACCGCTGTAAATAATGCTAAATGCATCAGTCACAATTGTCAATTGTGTCTCGAAGCAACGGCAACGACTGCGACGCTATGCGGTCATCTGTTTTGCTGGAGCTGTCTTAGTGAGTGGTTGCGCGTTAAACCGCAATGTCCATTTTGTAGAGAATATGTTCCACCGTCGAGAATTGTCCACGTAATGAATCTGTAA
- the Edtp gene encoding phosphatidylinositol-3,5-bisphosphate 3-phosphatase MTMR14 — MTEIGIDSLRNLITHFAKNTYRTKDADVTNQEIMQRCVLLAAFDYEYSTIDNSGGELCAHYPSYLIILEHDKFRNSKNFDALAAAPVPCVMENTYESILLRSKLVKLMTQSRFARCRSRFPVPVIFYKGRHVCRSSTLSSGPEMFGRAGLDFLLSSVASSSASSAQPDTQVEESLPEEESKLTDLKNKVRYHDIELLKTLNVGTIVDFMVEKKKVKYGMTVTSSEKVDQERRYSNFKLISLPYPGCEFFKEFRDQDYRSKDLVFNWRQNYIDAPICVPEDPISSQLRVNWDQYTEWNLVKLTQNYLRLILRYLSDSNNGLLIHCISGWDRTPLFISLLRISLWADGVIHTTLDSYQLLYYTIAYDWMLFGHDLADRLNKGEEILFFCFDFLKYIENEHFSIHKRYERTSKHSESDTFVIDSDSFEIITNSSFSPKNSSSSSIEQNSVDGDSSPAVFLPDSLDNQEDSRNNVNVAHGTLNTSPNKDGGAAQEPRSPLPANRTSPIGVPIPRNSHVRQRNDSTSSGDSWQLVTGTGSLCGSTTANALHLDNVSAPDSDCKPSCATCRRTWRTSQERSANLNDDETCVSQRRERLHCLRNIFYKAYGPHGFRLKDESGGISQYFGNIVGMTSIQRTS, encoded by the exons ATGACTGAGATTGGTATAGATAGTCTACGAAATCTCATCACGCACTTCGCTAAGAACACGTACAGGACCAAGGATGCGGATGTTACA AATCAGGAAATTATGCAGAGATGTGTGCTGCTTGCGGCCTTTGATTACGAATATTCTACAATAGACAACAGCGGAGGTGAACTTTGCGCGCATTATCCCAGTTACCTTATAATATTAGAACATGACAAGTTTCGAAATTCGAAAAACTTTGACGCGCTAGCCGCTGCGCCGGTTCCATGCGTGATGGAAAATACGTACGAGAGCATATTGTTAAGAAGCAAGCTCGTCAAACTGATGACACAATCAAGATTTGCCAGATGTCGTTCAAGATTTCCGGTGCCAGTGATATTTTACAAGGGTAGGCACGTATGCAGATCCTCAACGTTATCCAGCGGCCCGGAAATGTTCGGTAGAGCCGGATTAGATTTCTTGCTATCTAGTGTAGCCAGCAGCAGCGCCAGTTCAGCGCAGCCAGACACACAGGTGGAGGAAAGCCTACCCGAGGAAGAATCGAAGCTCACTgacttgaaaaataaagttagaTATCACGATATAGAACTTCTCAAGACTCTTAATGTAGGAACCATCGTAGACTTCATGGTGGAGAAGAAGAAAGTTAAATATGGAATGAC CGTAACTTCGTCGGAGAAGGTAGACCAAGAGAGGCGGTACAGCAACTTTAAACTCATTTCACTGCCATATCCTGGATGTGAATTCTTCAAGGAATTTAGAGACCAAGATTACCGATCGAAGGATCTGGTTTTCAACTGGCGCCAGAACTACATAGACGCGCCAATATGTGTACCTGAAGACCCAATCTCCAGTCAATTACGAGTCAACTGGGATCAGTATACGGAATGGAATCTAGTCAAATTAACGCAGAACTATTTAAGATTAATACTGAGATATCTGAGTGATAGTAATAACGGATTACTGATTCACTGTATCTCAG GTTGGGACCGCACACCgctatttatttcattactgAGAATTAGTCTGTGGGCTGATGGGGTCATTCATACGACATTGGATTCGTATCAACTACTGTATTATACCATCGCCTATGACTGGATGCTTTTTGGACACGATTTAGCAGATCGACTCAACAAAGGAGAGGAGATACTGTTTTTCTGTTTTGATTTCTTAAAGTACATTGAAAACGAACACTTCAGCATACACAAACGTTACGAGAGAACGTCGAAGCATAGTGAATCGGACACTTTTGTGATTGACAGCGATTCTTTCGAAATCATTACAAACTCTAGTTTCAGTCCTAAGAACAGCTCATCCAGTTCTATTGAACAAAATAGCGTAGATGGTGATTCATCGCCAGCTGTGTTTCTTCCTGACTCATTGGACAATCAAGAGGACTCACGAAACAATGt aAATGTTGCACACGGGACACTTAACACATCGCCAAATAAAGATGGTGGTGCTGCACAAGAACCGCGTTCACCGTTGCCTGCAAATCGTACATCTCCGATTGGTGTTCCCATACCACGCAATTCGCATGTTCGACAACGAAACGATTCGACGTCTTCAGGAGATTCGTGGCAATTGGTAACAGGGACTGGTAGCTTATGTGGTTCCACGACTGCTAATGCCCTACATCTAGACAACGTATCAGCGCCCGATTCAGATTGCAAGCCATCATGTGCTACTTGCCGTAGAACATGGCGTACGTCGCAAGAACGTAGCGCGAACCTAAATGACGATGAGACTTGTGTATCCCA ACGTAGAGAACGGTTGCATTGtcttcgaaatatattttataaggcTTATGGACCTCATGGATTTCGATTGAAGGACGAATCAGGTGGAATCAGCcaatattttggaaatattgtTGGGATGACTTCCATTCAACGCACATCCTAG